ACCTGCGGCGCACGTCCCGGCACCCCCGATGACCTGCCTTATCTCGGCCAGGTTCGCCGCAGCCTCATCGTTTCCACCGGATACTTCCGCCACGGCATTTTGCTCGCCGCACTCGGCGCCCGCACGGCAGTGCAATTGGCTACTGGCCAGCAGACATCGCCAGCCATCGCACCCTGCGATCCTTTCCGCCATGCCTCATCCACCCTCAACGTTTAGGAGAACACCTTGATTACTTTTCATTTCAACGGCGAGGCCGTTAAAACCCAGCCGCAGAGCATTGAACAGTTCGTGCACGAGCGCATCGGCAGTGATGAAGGCGTTGCCGTTGCTGTCGATGGCGCCGTGGTGCCACGCTCGCAATGGGGCCGCGAGATTGAATCCGGCAACGTCCTGGATGTTCTCACCGCAGTGCAGGGAGGATAGATATGCTGACCATCGCAGATAAAACCTTCACCTCGCACCTGGTTATGGGCACCGGTGGCGCGAGTTCGCAGGCGCTCCTGGAAGAGTCATTGCGTGCCAGTAAAACCGAGCTGACCACCGTGGCGATGCGCCGCCACAGTGCCAACACCGGCGCTGGTGAGTCCATATTTGAGATGCTGCGCCGGCTCGGCATTGACCTGCTTCCAAATACCGCTGGGTGCCGTACTGCCCGCGATGCCGTGCTAACAGCGAAGCTAGCGCGCGAAGCCCTTGGCACCTCCTGGGTGAAAGTTGAAGTCATTGCTGATGAACACACGCTTTTGCCCGATACCACTGAGCTTCTGGAGGCCTGTGAACTACTCATCAACGATGGTTTCACCGTGCTCGCGTACACCTCTGATGATCCGGTAGTGGCCTCTCGTTTGGAAGACGTGGGAGTTTCCGCGGTCATGCCGCTTGGTTCACCCATCGGCACCGGACTTGGGATCTTGAATCCACACAATATTGAACTGATTTGCTCGCGCGCATCCGTGCCGATTCTTCTCGATGCCGGCGTCGGCACCGCCTCCGATGCAGCATTAGCGATGGAACTAGGATGCGACGGAGTATTGCTGGCCTCCGCTATTAACCGCTCCCAAGATCCGGTCGCCATGGCAAGGGCGATGTACCACGCAGTCGAAGCCGGGCGCTTAGCCTTTGCGGCTGGACGGATCCCGAAACGTGAGCACGCGGTGGCATCGTCAAGTTTTGAAGGCCTTGCAAATTGGTCTGAGCAGGTGCTGTAAATGAGTCTTCCTGAGCACGAACTACGCCGGGTTGCCCGCCACTTAGCACTTCCTGGGTTCGGTATCGAAGAACAACAACGCCTTTATAATGCGCATGTCTTAGTCATCGGCGCTGGCGGTCTGGGTTGTCCCGCGATGCAATCTTTGGCATCGGTAGGCATTGGCACCATCACCATCATTGATGATGACACCGTGGACATCACAAACATTCACCGCCAAATCCTCTTCGGCGCCGATGACGTGGGCAAACTCAAAGTAGAAGTCGCCGCGACGCGCCTTGAAGAACTCCAACCCGGCATCACCGTTAATGCGATTCCCAAACGCCTCTCCACCGCCAACGCGGTGGACCTGGTGGGCTCCGTTGACTTGGTGCTGGACGGCTCAGATTCCTTCAGCACCAAATACCTGGTTGCTGATGCCGCTGAAATCACCGGTACGGCGTTGATCTGGGCAACAGTGCTTCGGTTCCACGGCGACCTGGCGCTGTTTCATTCCGGACCTGAACTGCGTGGTGTCGGACTCCGGGATCTATTCCCGCAGCAACCCGATGCGAATTCTGTGCCGGACTGCGCCACCGCAGGCGTTCTCGGCGCGACCACCGCCACCATGGGTGCACTGATGGCCACCCACGTCGTTGGTTATCTCACCGGTCTTGGCACCACCGAACCGGGCGAAATGCTTAGCTATGATGCCTTCCCGCCCACCACACGCACCTTCCGCGTGACCGCAGACCCGAAACGACAGCTAAGCACGGAATTACACGATTCCTATGGCGAAATCTGTGCCGTCACGCCAAAAGCTCAGGACATGCTTAATACTGCCCGTCGTGGCGACTATCTGGCGGTGGATATCCGCGAACCCCACGAGGTACTACTCGCTGACTTGCCAGCAGACATTGTGACCCACAAGTTGCCCCTGTCTTCCATTAGTTCCGATGACGATGTTGCGGCACTACTTTCTTCGCTCCAGGCACTCACACGCGACTCAGATACAGGGCAGCAACAAGCGATGATCTACTGCGCTGCAGGGCAACGAAGCAGCGACTTCGTCGAGCGCTATGCGGAGCTCGGAGAGCGCGCCGGCCTCGAATTAGTAAGCCTGCCCGGCGGAGTAAATGGACTCTAACTCCGTTCCGGGCAGTGAGACAACAATGCAGTGAAATTGCGAAACGGTGTGACTAAAAGCCAGATTCGTCGTAGCTCCACTGGAGCTTCGTCTCTGGGAGCACGCTGGTGTACAACGGTGTGCTCTCGCCATTGACCACGGTAATGGTGTAGCTGAGATGGGTAGCAGGATAGAGATACTCGGCATATTCCACGGGCGTGCCCGAAGGCGAAGCCGCTTCAAGGCGGGACCCGATGAGCGTTGTTCCTACTTCCAATTCCAATAACCGCGCCATCTCTTCGTCTGCTTGAACAAACTCAATTGAACGACGGCAACTGTCAAAGTTAATGCCTTCCCGAATCAGTTCCTCATGGATATCATCAGTGCCTGGCTCCATTGCCAGCACATGCATTCCAACTTCGAGAGGGAAGTATTGGCGTTCCAGAATAAGTGGCCTGGATTCTGCGAAAAGCACGCGGGAAATAAAGATGATCGGGTCATCAGGTTTCATGCCTAGTGCAGCTGCAACGTGGGCAGGCGCGGGGCGCCGCGCCATCCACAAGATTTTCGAGGTGGGGTTGAGGTCATGTTCTTTCATCCACGCGAAGTTAGACAAAATAGACATGAAACTATCTGCCTTTGACGTGCCCAGAACAACAGAACGGCGGCCCCGTCCAGACGAGATCAGCCCCTCGGCCCGGAGACTAGCAATAGCCTGGCGGACTGGCCCTCTCGAGGCGTCGAACTCCTCACACAATTCTGCTTCACTGGGCAGCAGATCCCCCGGTTTTAAACCCCCTGAAGTAATTCGATGTTGCAACTCGAGATAGATCTTTGAGTGAATTTGTTTGGTTCTCATGCTTGGAATTCCTTCGGCTACCGGCGCTGTCATCTCACCGCTCCTCGGAGATGTATCGACATTAACTCGGCAATTGTGGCTACTTGGCAGAAAGCCGTCTTGTTAATTGCTTCCCTCCACTCTAATGTGTGGTGCTGGTTACACCGGTGAACTTCTTAGCATGCAAGAATCCCGGTGGTAAAACGACAAGGTGTAAAAGTTGTAACACCCGAGGTGTATCAGCGGCTAGGCTTTTGGTCGCGTTTTGGTGTCAATGGCCGTTGGCGCGGAAACGCCAATGTCAACGGTTTTCCGATGGTTACGCAACGGTAACTTTGCAGGTTAATGCAAGTATTATTCAAACGATTGCAAGCTATGCGTTTGCTGTCGGAATAGTGGTTGTTTCCGTGGAGTCAATGGGGGTGGAAGTATAGGGGGTCGGGTGTGTACCGATCTCTTCGGCCTGGGTGTGCCGTCGTCGCGTTGGGGGTGAGGGCTATTGTCGTGATGCAAAAATTTTCTATCCGTGCTCCGCCTGCTAAGCCCGAGGAAGTCTCAAAATGTAGCCGCTTAGACATTTATGTCTACAATCGGGCTATGTTTCCGGAAAATCGACTGTTTTAATGCCGTAGAAGCTGGATCTGCACATCTCTCACCTTGGGGTTTGGGAACTGAAAATCTCCATGCAGAAAGTTCTAACGATTTTAAAAATCATATAAATATAAAACGGTAAGGAGTATGGCGAGTCAAACACTTTGTACAGCTTTAAAGAATGGGCAGATACGTCTTCCTACACGGCAGTATGTGGGCATAAGAAAGTGCCTGCGTCCTTCCACACACATTGGTGCGGAAGGACGCAGGCACGCGATTGCGAGGGCCTTGGCTTTTAGAACCCTAAGAGGCTCTCCAACGCAATGGCAGGAGCTTCCGAGGCTTGTTTACTCGATGCCAGGAGCTTCAGTGGTGTCGACGGTGGCAGTTGGATCATCCAGCTTCAGGTCTTTGGCTGCCTTTTCTACTACGGAACGCTCAACCTTGCCCTCGCGAGCAAGTCCCTCGAGTACTGCTACCACAACGGACTCAGCGTCGGTGTTGAAGTAGCGGCGAGCAGCAGCGCGGGTATCCGCGAAGCCAAAGCCGTCAGTGCCCAAGGTGATGTAGGTGCCTGGGACGTATGGACGGATCTGCTCATGTAGGTCGGACACGAAGTCAGAGACAGCAACGTATGGACCATCAACATTTTCCAGCCGGGAAGTCACGAATGGCTTCTCAGGCTCGGTGCCGTGCTGCAGAGCTTCCTTGTTCAGGCGTGTGCCTTCACGTGCAAGCTCAACCCAGGAAGTAACGGAGAAGAGGTTGGTCTTCACGCCGTACTCTTCGTCCAGAATCTTTTGCGCGCGCAGGGACTCGTGAACACCAACACCAGAAGCCAAGATGTTAGCTTCCTTGTCGCCGTTGCCGACGGTGTTGAACTGGTAGATGCCGCGGTGCAGACCATCAACGTCCAGGTCTTCTGGCTCAGCAGGCTGGTGAACTGGCTCGTTGTACACGGTCAGGTAGTACATGACGCTCTCGCTGTTTTCACCGTACATACGGTCAATACCGCGGGTGATCAGGTGAGCAATCTCGTAGCCGAACGCTGGGTCATACTGCAGAACCGAAGGGTTGGTAGATGCCAGGACAGGGGAGTGGCCATCCATGTGCTGCAGGCCCTCACCGGTCAGAGTGGTGCGGCCAGCGGTAGCACCAATGATGAAGCCACGAGCCTTCTGGTCAGCTGCTGCCCAGAAAGCGTCACCGGTGCGCTGGAAACCGAACATCGAGTAGAAGATATACAGCGGAATCATTGGCTCACCGTGGGTGGAGTAAGAAGTTGCCGCTGCGGTAAAGGACGCAACAGCACCTGCCTCAGAAATACCCTCGTGCATGATCTGGCCATCGGTAGCCTCACGGTAGCTCAACATCAAGTCATGGTCTACCGGCACGTAGTTCTGGCCACGTGGGTTCCAAATCTTCAAGGTTGGGAACCAAGAGTCCATACCGAAGGTACGAGCCTCATCCGGGATGATTGGAACTACGCGCTTGCCCAGTTCCTTATCACGCATGACTTCCTTGAAAGTACGAACCAAGGCCATGGTGGTAGCAACTTCTTGCTTACCAGAGCCCTTACGCACGCTCTTCAGCTTGTCGATGCTTGGTGCCTGCAACGGCGTGAACTTCTCACGACGCTCCGGCAAGAAGCCGCCAAGTTCTTTACGGCGCTCCAGCATGTACTTGATTTCTGGAGCATCATTGCCTGGGTGGTAGTACGGAGGCAAGTAAGGATCCTTCTCTAGCTCTTCATCAGAGATAGGAATGTCCTGCTTGTCACGGAAGTTCTTCAGATCTTCCAGGGTCAGCTTCTTCATCTGGTGGGTTGCGTTGCGGCCCTCGAAGTTGTGGCCCAAACCGTAGCCCTTAATGGTGAAGGCAAGGATGACGGTCGGCTTACCGGAACCCTTGTTCTCCATGACGGTGTTGTAGGCAGCGTAAATCTTGCGGTAGTCGTGACCACCACGGCGCAGTGCCCAAATCTCGTCATCGGTCATGTTCTCAACCAGCTTCAAGGTGCGCTCATCACGGCCGAAGAACTTCTCACGCACGTATGCGCCATCGTTAGCCTTGAAGGTCTGGTAGTCACCATCGGACGTGGTGTTCATGATGTGGACAAGAGCACCGTCCTTGTCTGCTTCAAGCAGCTTGTCCCAAGCGCGACCCCAAACAATTTTGGTGACGTTCCAGCCAGCGCCGCGGAAGAAGGACTCCAGTTCCTGGATGATCTGGGTGTTACCACGGACAGGGCCGTCAAGACGCTGCAAGTTACAGTTAATGACGAAAGTCAGGTTGTCCAGCTCATAGAGAGCTGCCTGGTGGATTGCGCCGCGAGACTCTGGCTCATCCATCTCGCCGTCGCCCAAGAACGCCCAAACGTGCTGTTTCGAGGTGTCCTTGATGCCGCGCAGCTCCAGGTACTTGTTGAAACGTGCCTGGTAGATGGCATTGATTGGGCCAAGGCCCATGGAAACGGTTGGGAATTCCCAGAACCAGTCCATGCCGTGTGGGTGTGGGTAGGAAGGCATGCCTTTGCCGGGGCCGCGGGAGACTTCCTGACGGAAACCATCAAGATCGTTTTCATCCAGGCGGCCTTCCATGAATGCACGTGCATACATACCCGGGGAAGCGTGGCCTTGGAAGAAGACTTGGTCGCCGCCAGATGGATCATCCTTGCCGCGGAAGAAGTGGTTAAAACCAACCTCATACAGTGGAGCTGCACCAGCGTAGGTGGAGATGTGGCCACCGACGCCAATGCCTGGGCGCTGCTGACGGTGAACCATGATTGCCGCGTTCCAGCGAATCCAACGACGGTAGCGCTTCTCCAATTCCTCATCACCAGGGAACTCGGGTTCCATGGTGGTTGGAATGGTGTTGACGAAGTCAGTTGACGTTAGGGAAGGAAGCGGTACGCGCTTGGCGGTTGCGCGCTCAAGGAGGCGCAACATAAGGAATCGAGCACGCTCGGTGGATGTTTCATCCAACAA
This region of Corynebacterium casei LMG S-19264 genomic DNA includes:
- the aceE gene encoding pyruvate dehydrogenase (acetyl-transferring), homodimeric type, whose translation is MAEKDSLQGDSNFPLIRDGVASYLHDSDPEETSEWLDSLDGLLDETSTERARFLMLRLLERATAKRVPLPSLTSTDFVNTIPTTMEPEFPGDEELEKRYRRWIRWNAAIMVHRQQRPGIGVGGHISTYAGAAPLYEVGFNHFFRGKDDPSGGDQVFFQGHASPGMYARAFMEGRLDENDLDGFRQEVSRGPGKGMPSYPHPHGMDWFWEFPTVSMGLGPINAIYQARFNKYLELRGIKDTSKQHVWAFLGDGEMDEPESRGAIHQAALYELDNLTFVINCNLQRLDGPVRGNTQIIQELESFFRGAGWNVTKIVWGRAWDKLLEADKDGALVHIMNTTSDGDYQTFKANDGAYVREKFFGRDERTLKLVENMTDDEIWALRRGGHDYRKIYAAYNTVMENKGSGKPTVILAFTIKGYGLGHNFEGRNATHQMKKLTLEDLKNFRDKQDIPISDEELEKDPYLPPYYHPGNDAPEIKYMLERRKELGGFLPERREKFTPLQAPSIDKLKSVRKGSGKQEVATTMALVRTFKEVMRDKELGKRVVPIIPDEARTFGMDSWFPTLKIWNPRGQNYVPVDHDLMLSYREATDGQIMHEGISEAGAVASFTAAATSYSTHGEPMIPLYIFYSMFGFQRTGDAFWAAADQKARGFIIGATAGRTTLTGEGLQHMDGHSPVLASTNPSVLQYDPAFGYEIAHLITRGIDRMYGENSESVMYYLTVYNEPVHQPAEPEDLDVDGLHRGIYQFNTVGNGDKEANILASGVGVHESLRAQKILDEEYGVKTNLFSVTSWVELAREGTRLNKEALQHGTEPEKPFVTSRLENVDGPYVAVSDFVSDLHEQIRPYVPGTYITLGTDGFGFADTRAAARRYFNTDAESVVVAVLEGLAREGKVERSVVEKAAKDLKLDDPTATVDTTEAPGIE
- a CDS encoding thiazole synthase, producing MLTIADKTFTSHLVMGTGGASSQALLEESLRASKTELTTVAMRRHSANTGAGESIFEMLRRLGIDLLPNTAGCRTARDAVLTAKLAREALGTSWVKVEVIADEHTLLPDTTELLEACELLINDGFTVLAYTSDDPVVASRLEDVGVSAVMPLGSPIGTGLGILNPHNIELICSRASVPILLDAGVGTASDAALAMELGCDGVLLASAINRSQDPVAMARAMYHAVEAGRLAFAAGRIPKREHAVASSSFEGLANWSEQVL
- a CDS encoding ThiF family adenylyltransferase yields the protein MSLPEHELRRVARHLALPGFGIEEQQRLYNAHVLVIGAGGLGCPAMQSLASVGIGTITIIDDDTVDITNIHRQILFGADDVGKLKVEVAATRLEELQPGITVNAIPKRLSTANAVDLVGSVDLVLDGSDSFSTKYLVADAAEITGTALIWATVLRFHGDLALFHSGPELRGVGLRDLFPQQPDANSVPDCATAGVLGATTATMGALMATHVVGYLTGLGTTEPGEMLSYDAFPPTTRTFRVTADPKRQLSTELHDSYGEICAVTPKAQDMLNTARRGDYLAVDIREPHEVLLADLPADIVTHKLPLSSISSDDDVAALLSSLQALTRDSDTGQQQAMIYCAAGQRSSDFVERYAELGERAGLELVSLPGGVNGL
- a CDS encoding GntR family transcriptional regulator, producing MSILSNFAWMKEHDLNPTSKILWMARRPAPAHVAAALGMKPDDPIIFISRVLFAESRPLILERQYFPLEVGMHVLAMEPGTDDIHEELIREGINFDSCRRSIEFVQADEEMARLLELEVGTTLIGSRLEAASPSGTPVEYAEYLYPATHLSYTITVVNGESTPLYTSVLPETKLQWSYDESGF
- the thiS gene encoding sulfur carrier protein ThiS produces the protein MITFHFNGEAVKTQPQSIEQFVHERIGSDEGVAVAVDGAVVPRSQWGREIESGNVLDVLTAVQGG